One segment of Candidatus Babeliales bacterium DNA contains the following:
- a CDS encoding NAD(P)/FAD-dependent oxidoreductase: MNSFDYDLIVIGGGAAGMTSAKLARGLKKKVAIIEKEQLGGECTWTGCIPSKTLIKSSEAVFQAQHLDKYGLVADPFNIDTSKVMNHVRSIISTIYQTHTPEKFVEQGIDVFFGDPVLIDNNHISFDRKTISAQAIILATGTSPLIPPIEGLNDIPYLTNQTLFSLPHLPKDLLILGGGPIGVEVASALNRLGVLVTIVEMQDRLLPRDDKELVDLLMPKLKEEGIRVLTGMRATKALKMKDGVQLICIASDGSEQQVDGKQLLVAVGRKPNIKGLYLERAKVAVEKERLVVDEYLRTTAKNIYACGDVVGPYLFSHMAFYQATIAVRNALIPFFKKKVDYRNVAWVTFTDPELATAGLTEQEARESYDEIKIYRYPYAKLDRAHTEGKTEGLGKFICDKKGKLIGAHIFGARAGDLISEIQVGKTYGLDLADLYPVIHPYPTFSELIWHSAKNRYIDKLKANSILKLLQSLIVWWKK, from the coding sequence ATGAATTCTTTTGATTATGATCTTATTGTTATTGGTGGTGGTGCAGCGGGAATGACTTCTGCAAAACTTGCGCGTGGTTTAAAAAAAAAAGTGGCGATCATTGAAAAAGAACAACTTGGTGGCGAATGTACATGGACTGGATGCATTCCAAGTAAAACATTAATTAAATCATCAGAAGCCGTATTTCAGGCGCAACATTTAGATAAATATGGATTAGTAGCTGATCCTTTTAATATTGATACTAGTAAAGTAATGAATCATGTAAGATCGATTATTTCTACTATTTATCAAACGCATACGCCAGAAAAATTCGTAGAACAAGGGATAGATGTTTTTTTTGGGGATCCCGTATTGATTGATAATAATCATATTTCATTTGATCGAAAAACAATTTCGGCACAAGCAATTATTTTAGCAACTGGCACCTCTCCTTTAATTCCACCTATCGAAGGATTAAATGATATTCCTTATTTAACAAATCAGACGCTTTTTAGCCTACCACATTTACCAAAAGATCTTCTTATACTTGGTGGCGGTCCTATAGGAGTTGAAGTAGCTTCGGCGCTTAATAGATTAGGTGTCTTAGTTACTATCGTTGAAATGCAAGACCGTTTATTGCCAAGAGATGATAAAGAACTGGTTGATTTATTAATGCCAAAATTGAAAGAAGAAGGTATTCGGGTATTAACAGGCATGCGTGCAACCAAAGCACTGAAAATGAAAGACGGGGTACAACTTATTTGTATTGCTTCAGATGGAAGCGAGCAGCAAGTAGATGGCAAACAATTATTAGTAGCAGTTGGTAGAAAGCCGAATATAAAAGGTTTATATCTGGAGCGGGCAAAAGTAGCTGTTGAAAAAGAACGTTTAGTTGTAGATGAATACTTACGGACGACGGCAAAAAATATTTATGCTTGTGGCGACGTAGTTGGCCCGTATCTTTTTAGCCATATGGCTTTTTATCAAGCGACTATCGCAGTACGAAATGCTTTAATTCCATTTTTTAAAAAGAAAGTTGATTATCGCAATGTTGCATGGGTTACTTTTACTGACCCTGAATTAGCAACTGCAGGATTGACAGAACAAGAAGCTCGAGAATCATATGATGAGATAAAAATTTATCGTTATCCTTATGCAAAATTAGATCGTGCACATACGGAAGGAAAAACAGAAGGACTGGGAAAATTTATTTGTGATAAAAAGGGAAAGCTAATTGGTGCGCATATTTTTGGTGCACGAGCCGGAGATTTAATCAGTGAAATTCAAGTTGGTAAAACATATGGTTTAGATTTAGCAGATTTATATCCGGTAATACATCCATATCCAACATTTTCGGAGTTAATTTGGCATAGTGCCAAAAATCGATATATCGATAAACTGAAGGCAAATAGTATCTTAAAACTACTTCAATCTTTGATTGTATGGTGGAAAAAATAA
- a CDS encoding TVP38/TMEM64 family protein, giving the protein MKPLYKRLILGFAILIIILIIRFSGVGSYINLEYIRANSLYIQQMIVQNYLFSLFIFLSLYIIFVAASVPVTPALNVAGGFFFGIILGALYSIAGATIGASISFFLFRYLFREFVQRKYGTTLRRFNEEFHQRGISYLLFLQLLPVTPFGLINMLSGVSPISWWRFALATIIGIAPGSFIYAFAGRQLMTIKKASDVFSWPIIIALTLLALFSLLPIIIRKFTKTPLSKVKEE; this is encoded by the coding sequence ATGAAGCCCTTGTATAAAAGACTTATTTTAGGCTTTGCTATTTTAATTATTATTTTAATTATTCGTTTTAGTGGTGTTGGTTCTTATATCAATCTTGAATATATTCGAGCCAATAGTTTATATATTCAACAAATGATTGTTCAAAATTACTTATTTTCTTTATTTATTTTCTTATCATTATATATCATCTTTGTTGCTGCATCAGTACCGGTAACACCGGCACTCAATGTTGCTGGAGGATTTTTTTTTGGCATAATTCTTGGCGCATTATATTCGATAGCTGGTGCAACAATCGGTGCAAGCATTTCCTTTTTTTTATTTCGTTATTTATTTCGCGAGTTTGTTCAAAGAAAATATGGCACCACACTGCGTCGATTTAATGAAGAATTTCATCAACGTGGCATAAGTTATTTATTATTTTTGCAATTATTACCCGTAACGCCATTTGGTTTAATTAATATGCTTTCTGGCGTATCGCCTATTTCTTGGTGGCGTTTTGCTTTAGCAACGATTATTGGTATAGCACCCGGTTCATTTATCTATGCATTTGCCGGTAGGCAACTTATGACTATAAAAAAAGCATCAGATGTCTTTTCATGGCCTATCATTATTGCGCTTACGTTACTCGCATTATTTTCATTATTACCAATAATTATACGTAAATTTACAAAAACACCATTATCTAAAGTTAAAGAAGAATAA
- a CDS encoding TVP38/TMEM64 family protein, whose protein sequence is MNRLLISRKQLIGLSFLGIIFFIVIYFRLTHFVSLCYLHEHMHTLQYLVAKHYYLSVSVYLTSYIIAMALSLPGSSIFTVAGGLLFGIFFGTCYAIFAATIGATILFLTSRYFIGGWVQQRYKTQLTNFNEEIMRYGHYYLLIVRLVALLPFSLINMLSGLTILPVVTYIWVTLIGLIPISLMYAYAGSKLVFLTSPDELFSPGIASGLILFFLCKIVLVPVFIKLVKYFSKNKQKYKVSKKAPDELFIKNKISEKLNEL, encoded by the coding sequence ATGAATCGTTTATTGATATCTAGAAAACAATTAATTGGATTAAGTTTTCTGGGTATTATTTTTTTTATTGTTATTTATTTTCGCTTAACACATTTTGTAAGCCTGTGTTATCTACATGAGCATATGCACACATTGCAATATTTAGTAGCAAAACATTATTATTTATCCGTGAGTGTTTATCTAACAAGCTATATTATTGCAATGGCGCTTTCATTACCCGGTTCGTCAATTTTTACCGTAGCAGGTGGGTTATTGTTTGGAATATTTTTTGGCACTTGCTATGCTATTTTTGCGGCAACTATCGGCGCAACAATTCTTTTTTTAACGAGTCGTTATTTTATTGGTGGATGGGTACAGCAGCGCTACAAAACACAATTAACAAATTTTAATGAAGAAATAATGAGATATGGTCATTATTATTTATTAATTGTACGTTTGGTAGCTTTATTGCCATTTAGTTTGATTAATATGTTATCAGGTTTAACAATTTTGCCTGTTGTTACATATATCTGGGTAACTCTGATAGGTTTGATACCTATTTCATTAATGTATGCTTATGCCGGAAGCAAATTGGTATTCTTAACTTCACCAGATGAACTTTTTTCACCGGGAATTGCTTCCGGATTAATTCTTTTCTTTTTATGTAAAATAGTTTTAGTTCCCGTATTTATAAAATTAGTAAAATATTTTAGTAAAAATAAGCAAAAATATAAAGTAAGTAAAAAAGCACCAGATGAGTTATTTATTAAAAATAAAATATCTGAAAAACTTAATGAATTATAA
- a CDS encoding HAD-IA family hydrolase, with protein sequence MNNENQIKHIVFDLFGVLLTINSDNQIILLEEGISLLKQCLHYGYNIFLLSNCSSSTMATLKQKHPDIFNIFQGIVIPRDVGYKKPNIKIFEHLLEKFNLEAQECYFIDDSIENILSAELLGMHAILYTNPEATLKTLNDKNIL encoded by the coding sequence ATGAATAATGAAAATCAGATAAAGCATATTGTTTTTGATCTTTTTGGCGTATTATTGACTATTAATTCTGATAATCAAATTATTCTACTTGAAGAAGGAATATCATTACTCAAACAATGTCTGCACTATGGTTATAATATTTTCTTACTTTCAAACTGTTCATCTTCAACAATGGCAACGCTTAAGCAAAAACATCCCGATATATTTAATATATTTCAAGGGATAGTAATTCCCCGTGATGTGGGCTATAAAAAACCCAATATTAAAATATTTGAACATTTGTTAGAAAAGTTTAATTTAGAAGCTCAAGAATGTTATTTTATTGATGATTCAATAGAAAATATTTTATCTGCTGAATTATTAGGTATGCATGCTATTCTTTATACTAATCCTGAAGCAACATTAAAAACTTTAAATGATAAGAACATTTTATAA
- a CDS encoding ABC transporter ATP-binding protein: protein MNDVLINIKDLSKIYTTKQASVRALDDISLTIKKGEVLSLLGVNGAGKTTLSSILATLHPPTTGNVYYKGLSIYKDLSTYRRAVGFCPQRPNLDTQLTVEQNLVFAGRYFLLPKDQILEKVHDLIDQFSLNKYAHFNVNALSGGYKQRVLIARALMHNPEIIILDEPTVGLDPDIRRQLWNIIKDLKNQGMTVILTTHYLEEAEILSDRVCMLSRGKILLTATVKELKEKHKKATLEEVFLTLVEQQNAE, encoded by the coding sequence ATGAACGATGTACTTATTAATATAAAAGATCTCAGTAAAATATATACCACAAAACAAGCAAGTGTACGTGCACTTGATGATATTTCATTAACTATAAAAAAAGGTGAAGTACTATCTTTATTAGGTGTAAATGGTGCGGGCAAAACCACGTTATCTTCAATTTTAGCGACATTGCACCCACCAACGACTGGCAATGTTTATTATAAAGGCTTATCAATTTATAAAGATTTATCAACATATCGTCGTGCAGTTGGTTTTTGCCCACAAAGGCCTAATTTAGATACTCAACTGACCGTGGAACAAAATTTAGTTTTTGCAGGACGTTATTTTTTGTTGCCAAAAGATCAAATTCTTGAAAAAGTACATGATCTTATAGATCAGTTTTCTTTAAATAAATATGCACACTTTAATGTAAATGCTCTTTCTGGTGGTTATAAACAACGGGTTTTAATTGCACGAGCACTTATGCATAACCCTGAAATTATCATTTTAGATGAGCCTACCGTAGGCTTAGACCCTGATATTAGAAGGCAATTATGGAATATTATAAAAGATCTTAAAAATCAGGGAATGACCGTTATTTTAACTACTCATTATCTTGAAGAGGCAGAAATTCTTTCAGACCGGGTATGCATGCTGAGCCGCGGAAAAATTTTACTCACCGCCACCGTCAAAGAGTTGAAAGAAAAACACAAAAAAGCAACACTCGAAGAAGTATTTCTTACTTTAGTGGAGCAACAAAATGCTGAATAA
- a CDS encoding HAD-IA family hydrolase, with protein MRFITIRKYFIFTILLFSVFSSQAAIIIFDMDGVLVKKSSLMSCWYIGIRNFFGFYNPFSIQEKLFSFLDLLEPRTETTPIAIHNNLILPPIMCDWLCGSKSTLEIRNSIVQGLHDHQDFFYSDTERNLISATAQFIFDPNMLAKVIYPVKDGIKLIKQCFNKKDKNGNRTNQIYILSNWDKESFALIYSKPKIKKIFKYIDGMVISGEVGLMKPDPAIFHYLFKEYNLNPDEQLTVFIDDQKINLQAAQQLGKQMHTIQCKKLNHKKVHRKLKQLAVI; from the coding sequence ATGCGCTTTATTACAATAAGAAAATATTTTATTTTCACTATTTTACTATTTTCTGTTTTTTCAAGTCAGGCTGCAATTATTATTTTTGATATGGACGGTGTGCTCGTCAAAAAAAGCAGTTTAATGAGTTGCTGGTATATTGGAATACGAAATTTTTTCGGTTTTTATAACCCTTTCAGTATTCAAGAAAAATTATTTTCTTTCTTAGATCTGCTTGAACCGCGTACTGAGACTACACCAATAGCCATACATAACAATCTAATATTACCACCAATTATGTGTGATTGGTTATGCGGTAGTAAATCAACCCTTGAAATTCGCAATAGTATTGTACAAGGATTACATGATCATCAAGATTTTTTTTATTCAGATACCGAACGCAATCTAATAAGTGCAACTGCCCAATTTATTTTTGATCCTAATATGCTTGCAAAAGTAATTTATCCGGTAAAAGACGGCATTAAGCTCATAAAACAATGCTTTAATAAAAAAGATAAAAATGGCAACCGTACAAATCAAATTTATATACTTTCTAATTGGGATAAAGAATCTTTTGCCTTAATTTATAGTAAGCCAAAAATTAAAAAGATTTTTAAATACATCGATGGCATGGTAATTTCTGGTGAAGTTGGCCTTATGAAGCCTGATCCTGCTATTTTTCATTATTTATTCAAGGAATATAATCTCAATCCTGATGAACAATTGACTGTTTTTATCGATGATCAAAAAATAAACTTGCAAGCAGCCCAACAATTAGGCAAACAAATGCATACTATTCAGTGCAAAAAACTTAATCATAAAAAAGTACATCGTAAGTTAAAACAATTGGCAGTTATTTAA
- a CDS encoding SUF system NifU family Fe-S cluster assembly protein: protein MNLYREILMDHYRHPRNRGQLEKPDFSSGQFNPSCGDQVSFEGMVNNDIITQVKFTGKGCVISQASASLLSELIEGKSIEDALALNKEDMQKLIGMQLGPMRLKCALLPLEALQQGLQNYKKSL from the coding sequence ATGAATTTATACCGCGAAATTTTAATGGATCATTATCGACATCCACGCAATCGAGGGCAGTTAGAAAAGCCTGATTTTTCATCTGGGCAATTTAATCCTTCATGTGGAGATCAAGTTTCTTTTGAAGGCATGGTTAATAATGATATAATTACTCAAGTAAAATTTACGGGAAAAGGTTGTGTCATTAGTCAAGCAAGTGCTTCCTTATTATCTGAATTGATTGAAGGCAAATCTATTGAAGATGCACTTGCATTAAATAAAGAAGATATGCAAAAATTAATTGGTATGCAATTAGGGCCTATGCGTTTAAAATGTGCTTTACTGCCTTTAGAAGCATTACAGCAAGGCTTGCAGAATTATAAAAAATCGCTTTAA
- a CDS encoding DNA double-strand break repair nuclease NurA, whose translation MLNRAKVLQALQEVQDGLFLDLKDEIEQAYLCWQKICADDTFAQKVAQAPAHFQLPLWQGNINQIFPVDKAPLDYGALSIDGSQIYPDKHQGTTCYLVNIGSVQLMYGKKAHVKFDSKPYVFVNEESELDQSIELVNCKRQELELKAGLLLGKQIKEIITMPYVVMIDGSLVFWHLQTKDLEVKNYFLSRYIESLEAYYQEKLPIIGYISLPKSKEIVNLLRFALGSQKDKKLFEHIVDSMIMQFFLPPFHCSTIFYTNTPIVQAYPEHLKPCFYFIHCGNEIARVEIPFWLTQDQEYFELITSLICDQAQKGQGYPIALAEAHEQAVVKGPDREFFYYLIQKLGIESQKRIFISQKIMKKRRIGI comes from the coding sequence ATGCTTAACCGAGCAAAGGTATTACAGGCACTTCAAGAAGTACAAGATGGCCTTTTTCTTGATTTAAAAGATGAAATTGAACAGGCGTATCTTTGCTGGCAAAAAATATGTGCAGATGATACATTTGCGCAAAAAGTTGCACAAGCCCCGGCACATTTTCAACTTCCGTTATGGCAAGGCAATATTAATCAGATATTTCCTGTGGACAAAGCACCATTAGATTATGGCGCTTTATCAATTGATGGTTCGCAAATTTATCCGGATAAGCATCAAGGAACCACTTGTTATTTGGTTAATATTGGCAGTGTACAATTAATGTATGGCAAAAAAGCACATGTAAAATTTGATTCAAAACCATATGTATTTGTTAATGAAGAAAGTGAATTAGACCAGTCTATTGAATTAGTTAATTGTAAGCGGCAAGAATTAGAGTTGAAGGCTGGGTTGTTATTGGGTAAGCAAATAAAAGAAATCATTACAATGCCCTATGTTGTAATGATTGATGGATCATTAGTATTTTGGCATTTGCAAACAAAAGATCTAGAAGTAAAAAATTATTTTTTGAGTCGATATATAGAATCTTTAGAAGCTTACTATCAAGAAAAATTACCTATCATTGGTTATATTAGTTTGCCAAAAAGCAAAGAGATTGTTAATTTATTGCGTTTTGCATTAGGAAGTCAAAAAGATAAAAAGTTATTTGAACATATTGTTGATAGCATGATTATGCAATTTTTTTTACCTCCTTTTCATTGTTCTACGATTTTTTATACTAATACACCAATTGTCCAAGCATATCCAGAACATTTAAAGCCATGTTTTTATTTTATACATTGTGGTAACGAAATTGCACGAGTTGAAATTCCTTTTTGGCTTACACAAGATCAAGAATATTTTGAGTTAATTACCTCTTTAATTTGTGATCAAGCGCAAAAAGGACAGGGATATCCAATAGCATTAGCAGAAGCGCATGAACAAGCAGTTGTTAAAGGGCCAGATCGTGAGTTTTTTTATTATTTGATTCAAAAATTGGGAATTGAATCTCAAAAGAGAATTTTCATTTCGCAAAAGATAATGAAAAAACGAAGAATTGGTATTTAA
- the dnaJ gene encoding molecular chaperone DnaJ: MNKQDYYKVLGVPRTANEQEIKAAYRKLALKYHPDRNPDNKQAEDKFKEAAEAYEVLSDPDKRKKYDQYGHAGVEGMGGFSTQDVNMEDIFEQFGDIFGGIFGGRGRQKRSTATGPMPKRGHDLFKEINITLKEAFLGTKKEVSYYHFVPCETCEGKGTQKGTLYQTCTVCQGSGQQTFQQGFFAFSQTCSTCMGEGFVIPSPCPKCGGQSRVQVFEKITPNIPRGIFNGAELRIPGKGDAGVFGGPSGDFYLKIHVLPDKKFRRVGDNLESTLMLTYPQLVLGAQVEIESIDGSKETIKIPKGTKVGENIHISGKGFYKINSQKRGDWVVVTQCHIPKKLTQEAKELLKKYSEEIGTSTAESEGFISGFFKKFLG, encoded by the coding sequence ATGAATAAACAAGATTATTATAAAGTACTTGGTGTTCCGCGTACTGCAAATGAACAAGAAATTAAAGCTGCGTATCGTAAATTAGCCCTCAAATATCATCCAGACCGCAATCCAGATAATAAGCAAGCAGAAGATAAATTCAAAGAAGCGGCTGAAGCATATGAGGTTCTTTCTGATCCTGATAAGAGAAAAAAATACGATCAATATGGTCATGCAGGCGTCGAAGGAATGGGTGGTTTTTCTACACAAGACGTCAATATGGAAGATATCTTTGAACAATTTGGTGATATTTTCGGCGGTATTTTTGGTGGACGTGGCCGTCAAAAAAGAAGTACTGCTACTGGCCCAATGCCAAAACGTGGTCATGATTTATTTAAAGAAATTAATATTACGCTCAAAGAAGCTTTTTTAGGTACAAAAAAAGAAGTTAGCTATTATCACTTTGTACCATGCGAAACTTGTGAAGGAAAAGGCACTCAAAAAGGCACTTTATATCAAACATGTACCGTATGTCAGGGAAGTGGCCAACAAACATTCCAACAAGGTTTTTTTGCATTCAGTCAAACCTGCAGTACATGCATGGGAGAAGGATTTGTTATTCCTTCACCATGTCCTAAATGTGGTGGACAATCGCGAGTACAAGTTTTTGAAAAAATTACACCAAATATTCCACGCGGTATTTTTAATGGTGCAGAACTCCGTATTCCAGGAAAAGGTGATGCTGGTGTTTTTGGTGGCCCATCAGGAGATTTTTATTTAAAGATTCATGTATTGCCAGATAAAAAATTTAGACGTGTTGGCGATAATCTCGAAAGCACCTTAATGCTTACTTACCCGCAACTCGTACTCGGTGCACAAGTTGAAATAGAAAGCATTGATGGTTCTAAAGAAACAATCAAAATACCAAAAGGTACTAAAGTGGGTGAAAACATCCATATTTCTGGTAAAGGTTTTTATAAAATCAATAGTCAAAAACGTGGTGACTGGGTTGTGGTAACACAATGTCATATTCCAAAAAAATTGACTCAGGAAGCCAAAGAATTATTAAAAAAATATTCTGAAGAAATTGGCACTTCCACTGCTGAAAGTGAAGGCTTTATTTCAGGATTTTTTAAAAAATTCTTAGGGTAA
- a CDS encoding DUF2177 family protein has translation MIFWYWIKIFLVGYVTFILLDLLWFGLIMRDFYIEQLAHKARVVNSGLLIHWPIALFVWFLLVIGLMVFVLPKVIGISVIYQFLYGAFFGLVVYGIYQGTNFAILSSWPLMLVWVDIAWGMIINGIMTIFLAYIFRWLS, from the coding sequence GTGATTTTTTGGTATTGGATTAAAATTTTCCTGGTGGGTTATGTAACATTTATTTTGTTAGATTTGCTTTGGTTTGGCCTTATAATGCGGGATTTTTATATTGAACAACTTGCGCATAAAGCCCGAGTTGTGAATAGTGGCTTATTGATACATTGGCCGATTGCATTATTTGTTTGGTTTCTTTTAGTGATTGGGCTTATGGTTTTTGTATTGCCCAAAGTTATAGGTATTTCAGTAATTTATCAATTTTTATACGGTGCATTTTTTGGGCTTGTAGTATATGGCATTTATCAAGGTACCAATTTTGCGATACTCAGTTCATGGCCGTTAATGTTAGTCTGGGTTGATATTGCATGGGGTATGATTATTAATGGTATTATGACTATATTTCTTGCTTATATTTTTCGATGGTTATCATGA
- a CDS encoding SDR family NAD(P)-dependent oxidoreductase: protein MPQSFFKDLPILVTGGAGFIGSHIVEQLIENGAQVTVLDNFSTGCLENLKAVKSSVTIINGDINDFETCLKATQNAVIIFHLAALICVPESIENPEVYFQTNIIGTLNLLRAAKKNKVKRFVFSSSAAVYGPCDQPCIETMPCSPQSPYGHSKLIGEQLCKQFYATDNIESIILRYFNVYGPRQNPHSAYAGAVAKFRLNMLTNNPITIFGDGSQTRDFIPVQTVAQINLNLAQAPTPLVASSIFNVATGASQTLLELINQLKKEFPEFSAGYRLSPERPGDIKHSQANCIKLATMLKQIKTNHDNHRKI, encoded by the coding sequence ATGCCACAATCTTTTTTTAAAGACTTACCTATTTTAGTAACGGGCGGTGCTGGATTTATTGGTTCACATATTGTTGAGCAATTAATTGAAAATGGTGCACAAGTTACGGTACTTGATAATTTTTCAACCGGTTGTTTAGAAAATTTAAAAGCCGTAAAATCCTCAGTTACGATTATTAATGGTGATATCAATGATTTTGAAACCTGTCTTAAAGCAACCCAAAATGCAGTAATTATTTTTCATCTTGCTGCTCTTATTTGCGTGCCAGAATCTATAGAAAACCCGGAAGTATATTTTCAAACAAACATCATTGGAACATTAAATTTATTGCGTGCTGCTAAAAAAAACAAAGTAAAACGATTTGTTTTTTCATCTTCTGCAGCAGTTTACGGCCCATGCGATCAACCATGTATTGAAACAATGCCGTGCAGCCCACAATCTCCTTATGGACATTCAAAGTTAATAGGCGAACAACTTTGCAAACAATTTTATGCCACCGATAATATAGAATCGATTATACTACGGTATTTTAATGTTTACGGCCCACGGCAAAATCCACATAGTGCTTATGCAGGTGCGGTAGCAAAATTTCGCCTCAATATGCTAACCAATAATCCTATAACAATTTTTGGTGACGGCTCACAAACACGTGATTTTATTCCAGTACAAACCGTAGCACAAATTAACCTCAATCTTGCACAAGCACCAACTCCATTAGTTGCAAGCTCTATATTTAATGTAGCAACAGGTGCCAGCCAGACATTACTTGAACTTATTAATCAACTTAAAAAAGAATTTCCAGAATTTTCTGCTGGCTACAGATTGTCACCAGAACGTCCAGGAGATATTAAACATTCACAAGCAAATTGTATAAAACTAGCAACAATGTTAAAACAAATTAAAACTAATCATGATAACCATCGAAAAATATAA
- a CDS encoding FAD-dependent oxidoreductase, whose amino-acid sequence MAKIVIVGAGLTGLSAAYHLEKRNFFDFTIFEKEPIAGGLCRSITQNGFTFDFTGHLLHTSDPYFKKFIADIVSFDNLETINRRSFVYSHDTFTRYPFQINLFGLPSSVIAECIQGYVERQKSRHKSHSFPQWVLQNFGSGFARHFFLPFQRKIFSYDLRGITASWTGRFVPKTSLQEMIQGAIQDNTDETIGYNAHFYYPKSGGIQFWIDKLRNQLTTPIHTNYQVEHIDMNKKIIRFTNGHEEEFGQLINTIPLDNFIHMLKEKPNTTFKHALTKLKCNSVVNFNLGINRPNLSEKHWIYFPEKQFPFYRVGFPHNFARSTAPANCSSLYGEFSHVNISKKRINLLLQASLHQIKKLLKIADNEILIEKVIHISHAYVIYNFWREKYLPSLLNQLANNHIFSIGRYGAWKYSSMQEAVLDGKKIAEQLTILPAKTSYYESPTPSQEKQKEWI is encoded by the coding sequence ATGGCAAAAATTGTGATTGTTGGTGCAGGTCTTACTGGTTTATCTGCGGCATATCATCTAGAAAAAAGAAATTTTTTTGATTTTACAATTTTTGAAAAAGAACCAATCGCAGGAGGCTTATGCCGTTCGATTACACAAAATGGATTTACTTTTGACTTTACAGGGCATTTATTACACACAAGTGATCCTTATTTTAAAAAATTTATTGCTGACATTGTAAGCTTTGACAATCTTGAAACGATTAATCGTCGTTCATTTGTTTACTCACATGATACTTTTACGCGCTACCCCTTTCAAATAAATCTTTTTGGCTTACCGTCATCAGTTATTGCAGAATGTATTCAAGGTTATGTTGAAAGGCAAAAGTCACGTCACAAATCACATTCATTTCCACAATGGGTTCTGCAAAATTTTGGATCTGGTTTTGCACGTCATTTTTTTCTTCCTTTTCAGCGAAAAATTTTTTCTTATGATTTGCGTGGCATCACTGCTTCTTGGACAGGACGCTTTGTACCAAAAACTTCATTGCAAGAAATGATCCAAGGGGCAATTCAAGATAATACTGATGAAACAATCGGCTACAATGCTCATTTTTATTATCCCAAATCAGGTGGCATTCAATTCTGGATAGATAAATTACGCAACCAATTAACTACACCGATTCATACCAATTATCAGGTAGAACATATCGATATGAATAAAAAAATTATTCGTTTTACTAATGGGCATGAGGAAGAATTTGGTCAACTAATTAACACTATACCTTTAGATAACTTCATTCATATGCTTAAAGAAAAGCCAAACACTACATTCAAACACGCACTAACAAAACTTAAATGTAATAGCGTAGTAAATTTTAATCTCGGCATTAATCGTCCCAATCTTTCTGAGAAACATTGGATTTATTTTCCTGAAAAACAATTTCCATTTTACCGTGTTGGCTTTCCACATAATTTTGCACGCAGCACAGCACCTGCAAATTGTAGCTCTTTATACGGTGAATTTTCACACGTAAATATCTCAAAAAAACGTATTAACTTATTATTGCAAGCATCTCTTCATCAAATTAAAAAGCTACTAAAAATAGCTGATAATGAAATTTTAATAGAAAAAGTTATACATATATCTCATGCGTATGTTATTTATAATTTTTGGCGTGAAAAATATCTGCCTTCGTTATTAAATCAGCTTGCTAACAATCATATTTTCTCAATTGGCCGTTACGGTGCATGGAAATATTCAAGTATGCAAGAAGCCGTTTTAGATGGTAAAAAAATTGCTGAACAACTAACTATCTTACCTGCAAAAACAAGTTACTATGAGTCGCCTACGCCTTCTCAAGAAAAACAAAAGGAATGGATTTAA